The following are encoded together in the Vibrio splendidus genome:
- the fkpA gene encoding FKBP-type peptidyl-prolyl cis-trans isomerase: MKSVLKVSLLAATVMLAVGCQKEEPKAEAPQVEEAKVAAVNFKTEDDKAAYAIGVSFANYLSTSIDKPSELGINLDKDMVLQGIEDVFAEKTALNEEETRAALEALDKRVAETMQAQAAEKSAEVKKAGDDFRAEFAKTEGVKQTESGLLYQVMTAGEGASPKDTDTVQVHYKGTLTDGTQFDSSYDRGEPATFPLNRVIPGWTEGVQLMQVGSKYKFVIPPELAYGEQDTPTIPANSTLVFEVELLNIDNAEAAPAQ, from the coding sequence ATGAAATCAGTTTTAAAAGTATCACTGCTTGCCGCAACGGTTATGCTAGCAGTTGGTTGTCAGAAAGAAGAACCAAAGGCAGAAGCTCCACAGGTAGAAGAAGCTAAAGTTGCAGCAGTAAACTTTAAAACAGAAGATGACAAAGCGGCATACGCAATCGGTGTATCTTTCGCGAACTACCTAAGCACAAGCATTGATAAGCCAAGCGAGCTAGGCATTAACCTAGACAAAGATATGGTTCTTCAAGGTATCGAAGACGTATTCGCAGAGAAAACAGCACTTAACGAAGAAGAAACTCGTGCAGCTCTAGAAGCTCTAGACAAGCGTGTTGCTGAAACAATGCAAGCACAAGCGGCAGAAAAATCTGCAGAAGTGAAGAAAGCCGGTGATGATTTCCGTGCTGAGTTCGCTAAAACTGAAGGCGTTAAGCAAACTGAATCTGGTCTACTTTACCAAGTAATGACGGCTGGTGAAGGTGCTTCTCCAAAAGACACTGATACCGTTCAAGTACACTACAAAGGTACGCTAACAGACGGTACTCAGTTCGACAGCTCTTACGATCGTGGCGAACCAGCAACATTCCCACTAAACCGCGTAATCCCAGGTTGGACTGAAGGCGTACAACTGATGCAAGTTGGTTCTAAGTACAAGTTCGTTATCCCGCCAGAGCTAGCATACGGTGAGCAAGACACACCGACTATCCCTGCTAACTCAACGCTAGTATTCGAAGTTGAACTACTAAACATTGATAACGCTGAAGCGGCTCCTGCTCAGTAA
- a CDS encoding WD40 repeat domain-containing protein, protein MRIFFHSLLCTIVITLLNGCFFFQDDEQRWEIEPNGATSFALSRDGRFALLYSQQKQLLLWDLVQDKELAQLGPQDQSENQVSRIRISDNGRFAITASQMNFAVWDLSWTQAEGLWSISDGLIRDVDISSNGEKVLLGLSNGKAIYVDLVTGRRLEFLAHREKVNSVSLSSNGRYALSGGNDYKAYLWDTESGLVLRTFEHEQRVVRVALQRDGELAFTSDGGNQAMIWNLETGEPQAQLQSWSRQLIFSSARFSDDGSMLVTGTPSSQVSVWNTQDGKRISRHDAEPLKDARPPRAVVYDAAFDEKNRVISGTSAGIAQAWNVD, encoded by the coding sequence ATGCGAATATTTTTCCACTCATTGCTATGTACGATTGTCATCACCTTGTTAAATGGTTGCTTTTTCTTTCAAGATGATGAGCAACGTTGGGAAATTGAACCCAATGGTGCCACCAGCTTTGCCCTAAGCAGAGATGGACGCTTCGCGCTGCTCTACTCTCAGCAAAAACAACTGTTACTCTGGGACCTCGTCCAAGATAAAGAACTCGCTCAGCTCGGCCCACAAGATCAATCAGAAAACCAAGTATCGCGTATCCGCATCTCTGACAACGGCCGCTTTGCGATTACCGCCAGCCAGATGAATTTCGCCGTTTGGGACTTATCTTGGACTCAAGCTGAAGGGCTTTGGTCTATTTCCGATGGCTTAATTCGCGATGTCGACATATCCAGTAATGGTGAAAAAGTCTTACTTGGCCTGTCTAATGGCAAAGCTATCTATGTGGACTTAGTCACCGGACGCCGTCTTGAGTTCCTTGCTCACCGAGAAAAAGTTAATTCCGTCTCCCTCTCTTCTAATGGCCGCTACGCATTATCAGGCGGCAACGACTACAAAGCTTATCTTTGGGATACCGAATCAGGCTTGGTGTTACGTACCTTCGAGCATGAACAAAGAGTAGTGCGAGTTGCACTACAACGGGATGGAGAATTGGCTTTTACTTCCGATGGCGGCAACCAAGCGATGATCTGGAATTTGGAAACAGGTGAACCTCAAGCGCAATTGCAGAGCTGGTCTCGACAGCTGATATTCTCGAGTGCTCGCTTTTCTGACGACGGCAGTATGTTGGTGACGGGTACGCCATCAAGCCAAGTGAGTGTGTGGAATACTCAAGATGGAAAACGCATTTCTCGTCACGATGCCGAGCCATTAAAAGATGCTCGCCCTCCCCGTGCGGTAGTGTATGATGCAGCCTTTGATGAAAAGAACCGTGTGATATCGGGCACCTCTGCGGGCATCGCCCAAGCTTGGAATGTGGATTAA
- a CDS encoding isoaspartyl peptidase/L-asparaginase family protein, which yields MSQPFSIAIHGGAGTILREQMSDELKTGITEALEKSVLAGYQVLLSGGDALDAVVASVKVMEDSPHFNAGKGSVLTHDEFVEMDASVMHGREMDAGAIAGVRHIKNPIELARDVMLKSDHVLLIGEGAERFAFEHEYIFTEQDYFFTERRYDQLQSMKEKGIFALSEAKYDEQQAQKYPDDKKYGTVGAVALDQAGNLAAATSTGGVTNKKYGRVGDSPIIGAGTVAENGNVAVSTTGMGEFFLRKMVASDVAARMRYLKEDVHTACETIIQGELKTMGGEGGLIAIDGQGDIHFGMNSSGMYRASVDTNGCVEVKIYADD from the coding sequence ATGTCACAGCCTTTTTCAATTGCCATTCATGGTGGTGCAGGAACTATCTTGCGAGAGCAAATGAGCGATGAATTAAAAACGGGTATTACCGAGGCTTTGGAGAAGTCGGTTTTGGCTGGCTATCAAGTTTTGCTATCGGGTGGCGATGCGTTGGATGCAGTGGTTGCGTCAGTCAAGGTGATGGAAGACAGCCCGCATTTTAATGCCGGTAAAGGCTCTGTTTTAACTCATGATGAATTTGTTGAGATGGATGCTTCTGTGATGCACGGTCGCGAAATGGATGCGGGTGCTATTGCCGGTGTCCGCCATATCAAAAACCCCATTGAGCTTGCGCGTGATGTGATGCTTAAAAGCGATCATGTGCTGTTGATTGGTGAAGGCGCAGAGAGGTTTGCGTTTGAGCATGAGTATATCTTCACCGAGCAAGATTACTTCTTTACTGAGCGTCGTTATGACCAACTTCAGTCGATGAAAGAGAAAGGTATCTTTGCTTTGTCTGAAGCCAAATACGATGAGCAACAAGCTCAAAAATACCCAGATGATAAAAAGTACGGCACGGTTGGCGCTGTCGCATTAGACCAAGCCGGTAACTTAGCTGCAGCAACCAGTACCGGTGGCGTAACCAATAAAAAATACGGTCGTGTGGGAGATTCTCCAATCATCGGTGCAGGCACTGTTGCTGAAAATGGCAACGTGGCCGTATCAACGACAGGAATGGGCGAGTTCTTTCTACGTAAAATGGTTGCCAGTGATGTAGCAGCACGAATGCGTTATCTCAAAGAAGATGTGCACACGGCTTGTGAAACTATCATTCAAGGTGAATTGAAAACCATGGGCGGAGAAGGTGGCTTGATTGCTATTGATGGCCAAGGTGATATTCACTTCGGTATGAACAGTTCAGGGATGTATCGTGCGAGTGTTGATACGAACGGCTGCGTGGAAGTGAAGATTTATGCCGATGACTAA
- the tusB gene encoding sulfurtransferase complex subunit TusB produces MLHIVKSVDKLKLALAYSQQKDHILLVEDAVYVCLPNHELFNQISTVEHVSVLKTDLDSRGLQQLASSTLDQVDFDGFVKLTVLNDKSVTW; encoded by the coding sequence ATGCTTCATATTGTAAAATCAGTAGACAAACTCAAGCTTGCATTGGCGTACTCGCAACAAAAGGATCACATCCTTTTGGTTGAAGATGCGGTGTATGTTTGCCTTCCAAATCATGAGTTATTCAATCAAATCTCAACCGTTGAACATGTGTCGGTATTAAAAACAGATCTCGATAGCCGAGGTTTACAACAACTTGCTTCAAGCACTCTGGATCAAGTGGACTTCGACGGATTCGTCAAACTAACGGTTTTGAACGACAAATCAGTAACTTGGTAG
- the rpsL gene encoding 30S ribosomal protein S12: protein MATINQLVRTPRVKQVVKSNVPALEACPQKRGVCTRVYTTTPKKPNSALRKVCRVRLTNGFEVTSYIGGEGHNLQEHSVVLIRGGRVKDLPGVRYHTVRGALDCAGVNDRKKGRSKYGVKRPKS, encoded by the coding sequence ATGGCAACTATTAACCAGTTGGTACGTACTCCTCGTGTAAAGCAGGTTGTTAAAAGCAACGTGCCTGCACTAGAAGCGTGCCCACAAAAACGTGGTGTATGTACTCGCGTATATACTACTACTCCAAAAAAACCGAACTCAGCACTACGTAAAGTATGTCGTGTTCGTCTAACTAACGGCTTTGAAGTTACTTCATACATCGGCGGCGAAGGTCATAACCTTCAAGAACACAGTGTTGTTCTTATCCGTGGTGGTCGTGTTAAAGATTTACCAGGTGTGCGTTACCACACTGTTCGCGGTGCACTTGACTGTGCAGGCGTTAACGACCGTAAGAAAGGTCGTTCTAAGTATGGTGTGAAACGTCCTAAGTCTTAA
- a CDS encoding SlyX family protein, giving the protein MTEKRIEQLESRVNDLECQLAFQEQTIEELNEALSQQQMLITRMQDQMKFVVGKVKNMDGSNLADASEETPPPHY; this is encoded by the coding sequence ATGACAGAAAAGCGAATTGAACAACTAGAAAGCCGCGTGAATGACCTAGAATGTCAGTTGGCTTTCCAAGAACAAACCATTGAAGAACTCAATGAAGCGCTTAGCCAACAACAGATGTTGATCACGAGAATGCAAGATCAAATGAAGTTCGTGGTGGGTAAAGTGAAAAATATGGATGGCTCAAACCTCGCTGATGCATCAGAAGAGACGCCACCTCCACACTATTAA
- a CDS encoding YheV family putative zinc ribbon protein has protein sequence MKQKKRFIAGASCPSCKTQDTLRWWVENNIELVECVDCDFTEQRKPKTVEKSEHANQEMIGIFKPE, from the coding sequence CGCTTTATCGCAGGGGCGAGCTGCCCAAGCTGCAAGACTCAAGACACACTCCGCTGGTGGGTTGAAAATAACATCGAGCTGGTGGAATGCGTCGATTGTGACTTCACAGAGCAGCGCAAACCGAAAACTGTAGAGAAATCTGAACACGCGAATCAAGAAATGATCGGTATTTTTAAGCCAGAATGA
- the tusC gene encoding sulfurtransferase complex subunit TusC yields the protein MSKLAFVFNTFPHTTAAGREGLDALLAASAYSEDITVFFVGNGVTQLLKAQQPDESLSRDYISAFKLMDLYDIEQVYVCQHSLNQFGLSTDNLLIDVTALEVNELTQKLAQSQKILTF from the coding sequence TTGAGTAAATTGGCCTTTGTATTTAACACTTTCCCTCATACGACGGCAGCGGGCAGGGAAGGGCTAGACGCACTGCTAGCGGCTTCAGCCTATAGTGAAGACATTACCGTGTTCTTTGTCGGTAATGGCGTTACACAGCTTCTCAAGGCTCAACAGCCTGATGAATCCCTATCACGTGACTATATTTCTGCATTCAAGCTTATGGACCTCTACGACATCGAGCAAGTTTACGTGTGTCAACATAGTCTCAATCAGTTTGGTCTCTCGACCGATAACTTACTGATCGATGTGACTGCGCTAGAAGTGAATGAGTTGACGCAGAAGTTAGCTCAGAGCCAAAAAATACTGACTTTCTAG
- the rpsG gene encoding 30S ribosomal protein S7, giving the protein MPRRRVIGQRKILPDPKFKSELLAKFVNILMVDGKKSTAEKIVYTALETMAEKSGKDHLAVFEEALENVRPAVEVKSRRVGGSTYQVPVEVRPVRRNALAMRWVVEAARKRGEKSMAQRLAAEMLDASENKGTAVKKREDVHRMADANKAFAHYRW; this is encoded by the coding sequence ATGCCACGTCGTCGCGTAATAGGCCAGCGTAAGATCCTTCCAGATCCTAAGTTCAAATCTGAACTGCTGGCAAAATTCGTTAACATCCTTATGGTTGACGGAAAAAAATCTACTGCAGAGAAGATTGTTTACACTGCACTAGAAACTATGGCTGAGAAATCTGGTAAAGATCACTTAGCTGTATTTGAAGAAGCTCTTGAAAATGTTCGCCCAGCGGTAGAAGTTAAATCTCGCCGTGTGGGTGGTTCAACTTACCAAGTACCTGTAGAAGTTCGTCCGGTTCGCCGTAACGCTCTTGCTATGCGTTGGGTAGTTGAAGCTGCGCGTAAGCGTGGTGAAAAATCTATGGCTCAACGCCTAGCTGCTGAAATGCTAGACGCGTCTGAGAACAAAGGTACTGCGGTTAAGAAACGTGAAGACGTTCACCGCATGGCTGACGCAAACAAAGCGTTCGCACATTACCGCTGGTAA
- a CDS encoding helix-turn-helix transcriptional regulator: protein MTTTETVNADVLLEMESVHVMPFSEHDKIILRSYEAVVDGIASLIGPFCEIVLHSLEDLNTSAIKIANGENTGRQVGSPITDLALKMLKDIEGSKRNFSRSYFTRAKGGVLMKSITVAIRNGEDRVIGLLCINVNLDAPFSQVLQSFMPTQDADEAASSVNFASDVEELVDQTVERTIEEINADKSVSNNTKNRQIVMELYDKGIFDIKDAINRVAERLNISKHTVYLYIRQRKTEDEEGC from the coding sequence GTGACTACTACAGAAACAGTCAATGCAGATGTGTTACTTGAAATGGAATCAGTCCACGTTATGCCATTCAGTGAACACGATAAAATCATTCTAAGATCTTATGAGGCCGTGGTTGACGGTATTGCGAGTCTTATCGGTCCGTTTTGTGAAATCGTTTTACACTCTTTAGAAGACCTCAATACTTCTGCGATTAAAATTGCCAACGGCGAAAATACAGGTCGTCAGGTTGGTTCGCCGATCACCGATCTCGCATTGAAGATGCTGAAAGATATTGAAGGTTCTAAGCGTAACTTCTCACGTTCATACTTTACTCGCGCTAAAGGCGGAGTATTGATGAAGTCGATCACGGTTGCTATCCGCAATGGTGAAGACCGAGTGATTGGTTTGTTGTGTATTAACGTAAACTTAGATGCGCCATTCTCACAAGTACTGCAATCTTTCATGCCTACGCAAGATGCGGACGAAGCAGCATCATCAGTAAACTTTGCGAGTGATGTGGAAGAGCTTGTCGACCAGACGGTTGAACGCACCATTGAAGAAATCAATGCCGACAAATCAGTATCGAACAATACTAAGAACCGTCAAATCGTGATGGAGCTTTACGACAAAGGTATTTTCGATATTAAAGACGCGATTAACCGTGTTGCTGAGCGATTGAACATCTCTAAGCACACCGTATACCTATACATCCGACAACGTAAAACAGAGGATGAAGAGGGTTGTTAA
- the slyD gene encoding peptidylprolyl isomerase: MKIEKNVVVSVAYQVKLEDGVVVDQSTAEAPLDYLHGHNNLITGLKKELEGKVAGDKFSATVTPEDAYGEHNDDLVQRVPADVFQGVEQIEVGMRFLADTDQGPIPVEVTEVDGDEVVVDGNHMLAGQTLTFDVEVVAVREATEEEVQHGHVHQEGGCGSHGHDHDHDHEGGCCGGEGHDHAEEKKDGCCGGGSCGSH; encoded by the coding sequence ATGAAAATTGAAAAGAACGTAGTAGTTAGTGTTGCATATCAAGTGAAACTTGAAGATGGCGTAGTAGTTGACCAATCAACTGCAGAAGCTCCACTAGATTACCTTCACGGTCACAACAACCTAATTACAGGTCTTAAAAAAGAGCTTGAAGGCAAAGTAGCTGGCGACAAGTTCTCAGCAACGGTTACTCCAGAAGACGCTTACGGCGAGCACAACGATGACTTAGTTCAACGTGTTCCTGCAGACGTATTCCAAGGTGTTGAGCAAATCGAAGTTGGCATGCGTTTCCTAGCGGATACTGACCAAGGTCCAATCCCAGTTGAAGTTACTGAAGTAGATGGCGACGAAGTTGTTGTTGATGGTAACCACATGCTAGCTGGCCAAACTCTAACGTTTGACGTTGAAGTTGTAGCCGTTCGTGAAGCGACTGAAGAAGAAGTTCAACACGGTCACGTACACCAAGAAGGCGGCTGTGGTAGCCATGGTCACGACCATGATCATGACCACGAAGGCGGTTGCTGTGGTGGCGAAGGCCATGACCACGCTGAAGAGAAAAAAGACGGCTGCTGCGGCGGCGGTAGCTGTGGTTCTCACTAA
- the tusD gene encoding sulfurtransferase complex subunit TusD, whose protein sequence is MLSYTLLVNGPVYGSQSARSAYQFAVALINQGHKLHSVFFYQDGVSNGSDLTVPANDEFDLASAWQKLADEHNVSLETCVAAALRRGVISTDEATQHQLSASNLAAGFTQAGLGSLSEALLTQDRVVQF, encoded by the coding sequence TTGTTAAGCTATACACTTTTAGTGAATGGACCGGTCTACGGTTCACAGTCGGCAAGAAGTGCGTACCAGTTTGCAGTGGCTCTTATTAATCAGGGCCACAAACTTCACAGTGTATTCTTCTATCAAGATGGCGTCAGTAATGGCTCTGACCTTACCGTACCTGCTAATGATGAATTCGACCTGGCTTCCGCTTGGCAAAAACTGGCGGATGAGCACAATGTTAGCCTTGAAACGTGTGTTGCTGCTGCGCTTAGACGCGGAGTGATCAGCACGGATGAAGCAACGCAACATCAATTGAGTGCATCTAACTTGGCGGCTGGGTTTACCCAAGCTGGGTTAGGGAGCTTATCTGAAGCACTTTTGACGCAAGATAGGGTTGTACAGTTTTGA